A portion of the Carya illinoinensis cultivar Pawnee chromosome 11, C.illinoinensisPawnee_v1, whole genome shotgun sequence genome contains these proteins:
- the LOC122281427 gene encoding heavy metal-associated isoprenylated plant protein 39-like gives MAQKVVLKIMTMDEEKTKQKAIEAVADVYGVDSIAADLKEQKLTVIGEIDTLAIAKKLKKIGKIDIVSVGPAKEDQKKAAEINTEDQKNDGNK, from the exons ATGGCTCAG AAGGTGGTTTTGAAAATCATGACTATGGATGAAGAGAAGACAAAACAGAAAGCTATAGAGGCTGTAGCCGATGTTTACG GAGTTGATTCAATTGCAGCTGATCTAAAGGAGCAGAAGCTGACCGTCATAGGAGAAATTGACACACTTGCGATAGCGAAAAAGCTGAAGAAGATAGGAAAAATAGACATTGTATCTGTTGGCCCTGCCAAAGAAGATCAGAAGAAAGCTGCAGAGATTAATACAGAAGATCAAAAGAATGACggaaataaataa